A genomic segment from Leptolyngbya boryana PCC 6306 encodes:
- the murD gene encoding UDP-N-acetylmuramoyl-L-alanine--D-glutamate ligase has protein sequence MPKAYVIGLGRSGNAAARLLKRQGWQVIISDRGSSESLHSQQQALIAEGIEVRLGDNFDPESARPDLIVVSPGVPWDIPSLVKARSLNIETIGEMELAWRSLNSSPWVAITGTNGKTTTTALTAAIFQKAGLYAPAFGNIGYAACEVALLDQKPDWAIAEISSYQIESAPSLAPEIGIWTTFTPDHLARHKTLENYYNIKASLLNQTKQQIFNGDDPYLRKIGTAHGYPVQETACWTSVKGRSELIGNPAFGAYIENNWVFVRDEKIVQADALKMPGAHNLQNLLAAVAAAHFAGIEKSAIAEAVAEFPGVEHRLEFICTYQGVDYINDSKATNYDAAEVGLSAVKAPAILIAGGEPKIGEDQAWLNVIQSNAAAVLLIGEAAPTFAKRLDEIRYSNYEIVETMDRAISRSPQLAKQHSAKVVLLSPACASFDQYQSFEHRGDHFRQLCLESFQ, from the coding sequence ATGCCGAAAGCTTACGTAATTGGTTTGGGAAGATCTGGCAATGCTGCCGCCCGACTTCTGAAACGTCAAGGATGGCAAGTCATCATCAGCGATCGTGGGTCTTCCGAATCTCTCCACTCTCAACAGCAAGCCCTGATCGCAGAAGGCATTGAAGTACGGTTAGGGGATAACTTTGACCCTGAATCAGCCCGCCCAGATTTAATCGTAGTCAGTCCCGGTGTGCCCTGGGATATTCCCAGTTTAGTCAAAGCGCGATCGCTCAACATCGAAACTATTGGCGAAATGGAACTCGCTTGGCGATCGCTCAATTCTTCTCCTTGGGTCGCTATCACCGGAACCAATGGCAAAACGACAACTACGGCATTGACTGCAGCAATTTTCCAGAAAGCCGGACTTTATGCTCCTGCTTTTGGCAACATTGGCTATGCCGCCTGCGAAGTTGCATTACTCGACCAAAAACCCGATTGGGCGATCGCGGAAATTAGCAGTTATCAGATCGAATCGGCTCCTTCACTTGCACCTGAAATCGGCATCTGGACAACCTTCACGCCCGATCACCTCGCCCGCCACAAAACCTTAGAAAACTATTACAACATCAAAGCGAGTTTACTCAATCAAACTAAGCAGCAGATCTTTAACGGCGATGACCCCTATCTTCGGAAGATTGGAACAGCCCATGGTTATCCAGTTCAAGAGACTGCCTGTTGGACAAGTGTCAAAGGACGGTCTGAGTTGATTGGAAATCCCGCATTCGGAGCGTATATCGAGAACAATTGGGTCTTTGTCCGAGATGAAAAAATCGTCCAAGCAGATGCGCTAAAAATGCCCGGAGCGCACAATCTACAGAATTTACTAGCTGCTGTTGCAGCCGCACATTTTGCAGGCATTGAGAAGAGTGCGATCGCCGAAGCCGTTGCAGAATTTCCTGGAGTAGAACACCGTTTAGAATTCATCTGCACTTATCAAGGGGTCGATTACATCAACGACAGCAAAGCAACGAACTACGATGCTGCCGAAGTTGGACTCTCTGCCGTCAAAGCTCCAGCAATTCTGATTGCAGGTGGAGAACCGAAAATTGGCGAAGATCAAGCTTGGCTGAATGTCATTCAATCCAATGCTGCCGCAGTGCTATTAATTGGAGAAGCAGCCCCGACCTTTGCGAAGCGCTTAGATGAGATTCGCTACTCGAATTACGAGATTGTCGAAACCATGGATCGCGCGATCTCACGATCACCCCAACTCGCAAAACAACATTCCGCTAAAGTCGTGCTTCTCTCTCCCGCTTGTGCGAGTTTTGACCAGTATCAGAGCTTTGAGCATCGCGGCGATCACTTCCGTCAACTCTGTCTAGAATCCTTCCAATGA
- a CDS encoding 16S rRNA (cytosine(967)-C(5))-methyltransferase produces MNQSSRQLAFTTLRSIQKGAFADVAVDQVLHQSDLNLLDRRLFTELVYGTVRRQRTLNALIDQFAKKKDQPPDLRLILQLGLYQLRYLNQIPESAAVDTSVELAKKNKLSGLTGVVNGILRQYLRSQLILHADPLKLCDDPVEQLGTLHSYPDWIIQVWLEQFGIDDTAKLCEWMNQPPRIDLRVNTLKTNIEQVESAIPDSQCIPNVPNALRLPSNAGAIQNLPGYAEGWWIVQDSSAQLVSYLVDPQPGEIVADACAAPGGKTLHLAELMQDQGTVWAIDKTASRLKKLQQNIDRLGVTSIQILTSDSRDVPSLKGKCDRVLVDAPCSGLGTLNRHADARWRQTPESATALAQLQQEILTEAASWLKPQGVLVYSTCTLNPLENESVIEKFLHQHPNWAIEHPTHPALITLTSQQGWIKVLPHCHNMDGFFMVRLKQI; encoded by the coding sequence TTGAATCAGTCCTCTCGCCAGCTTGCTTTTACGACACTCCGATCGATTCAGAAAGGAGCCTTCGCTGATGTTGCAGTTGATCAAGTGCTGCATCAATCTGATCTGAATCTCCTCGATCGACGATTGTTTACCGAACTCGTTTACGGAACCGTTCGTCGTCAGAGAACCTTAAACGCGCTGATTGATCAGTTTGCGAAAAAGAAAGATCAACCCCCTGATCTCAGATTGATTCTGCAATTGGGACTGTATCAACTACGCTATCTCAATCAAATTCCTGAATCCGCCGCAGTCGATACGAGTGTTGAACTTGCGAAGAAAAATAAGCTGAGTGGACTCACAGGAGTCGTCAATGGGATTTTGCGGCAGTATCTGCGATCGCAACTGATTCTTCACGCTGACCCATTAAAACTTTGCGATGATCCAGTCGAACAACTTGGAACGCTACATAGCTATCCCGATTGGATCATTCAAGTTTGGTTAGAGCAATTTGGAATCGACGATACAGCTAAACTCTGTGAATGGATGAATCAACCCCCTCGGATTGATCTGCGGGTGAATACTTTAAAGACCAACATCGAGCAAGTTGAATCTGCAATTCCAGACTCGCAGTGCATTCCCAACGTGCCAAATGCACTGAGATTACCTAGCAACGCTGGAGCCATTCAGAACTTACCAGGCTATGCAGAAGGCTGGTGGATTGTTCAAGATAGTAGTGCTCAGCTCGTCAGTTACTTAGTCGATCCGCAACCTGGAGAGATTGTTGCAGACGCTTGTGCGGCTCCCGGTGGCAAAACTCTGCACCTGGCAGAATTGATGCAAGATCAAGGAACCGTGTGGGCGATCGACAAAACCGCCTCTCGATTGAAAAAGCTTCAGCAAAACATCGATCGCTTAGGGGTCACTTCGATTCAGATTTTGACAAGTGATAGCCGAGACGTTCCCAGTTTGAAAGGGAAATGCGATCGGGTTTTAGTCGATGCACCTTGTTCAGGCTTAGGAACGCTGAATCGTCATGCCGATGCACGCTGGCGACAAACCCCTGAAAGCGCAACAGCACTTGCTCAACTGCAACAAGAAATTCTCACCGAAGCTGCAAGTTGGCTAAAACCTCAAGGCGTGCTTGTGTACTCAACTTGCACCTTGAATCCGCTCGAAAACGAATCCGTGATTGAGAAATTCCTCCATCAGCATCCAAATTGGGCGATCGAACACCCTACGCATCCAGCTTTGATCACACTCACTTCCCAACAAGGGTGGATCAAAGTCCTCCCGCACTGCCACAATATGGACGGATTCTTTATGGTTCGACTCAAACAAATATGA
- a CDS encoding tellurite resistance TerB family protein: MKNDVKDLVKILIGVAWLDGKIQPEERTYLQRIAIEKGVAKDPEIQPILHELRAVRSEECYQWIQDYLGEHPTSEECHHLIEAISEIIYTDGMIDSEEAKLLTRLQILESEPVPTLQTKVVSALRKLYQHGLQKIEKL, translated from the coding sequence ATGAAAAACGATGTCAAAGATTTAGTAAAAATTCTGATCGGTGTCGCTTGGTTAGATGGGAAAATTCAGCCGGAAGAAAGAACGTACTTACAGCGAATTGCGATCGAAAAAGGAGTGGCAAAAGATCCAGAAATTCAACCTATCCTGCACGAACTTCGAGCGGTTCGATCAGAGGAATGCTACCAATGGATACAAGACTATCTGGGCGAGCATCCTACCTCTGAAGAATGCCATCATCTCATCGAAGCCATTAGTGAAATTATCTATACCGATGGCATGATCGACAGCGAGGAAGCCAAGCTTCTCACTCGCCTGCAAATTCTCGAATCTGAACCTGTCCCAACCCTGCAAACCAAGGTTGTCTCAGCGCTGCGTAAGCTCTATCAGCATGGACTCCAAAAAATTGAAAAGCTCTGA
- a CDS encoding isochorismate lyase codes for MKPPEECQNMTEIRSEIDALDRQVIQLLGQRFAYVKAAAKFKTDATSVKAPERFQSMLQQRRIWAEVEGLNPDAIEKLYRDLVNHFIQEELQQWKTQHPD; via the coding sequence ATGAAGCCACCTGAAGAATGCCAGAACATGACTGAGATTCGATCTGAGATTGATGCTCTCGATCGACAAGTCATCCAACTTCTTGGTCAACGTTTCGCTTATGTGAAAGCTGCGGCTAAGTTCAAAACCGATGCAACCAGCGTCAAAGCACCAGAACGATTTCAATCGATGCTGCAACAGCGGAGAATTTGGGCAGAAGTAGAAGGATTAAACCCTGATGCGATCGAAAAGCTATACCGAGATCTCGTCAATCACTTCATTCAGGAAGAACTCCAGCAATGGAAAACCCAACACCCAGATTAG
- the psb35 gene encoding photosystem II assembly protein Psb35 has protein sequence MNLLLEVATEVATKPGMQFPTSFTLVYGVGFVAAVTIGSIAWYNSKRPVGWEDKERPNIVPEVEKEETPGI, from the coding sequence ATGAATCTTCTATTAGAAGTGGCAACCGAAGTAGCAACAAAGCCTGGAATGCAGTTTCCGACCTCGTTCACGTTAGTTTATGGGGTTGGGTTTGTGGCAGCCGTGACGATTGGGTCAATCGCTTGGTACAACTCGAAACGCCCGGTCGGTTGGGAAGATAAAGAGCGTCCTAATATCGTGCCAGAAGTTGAAAAAGAAGAAACGCCTGGTATTTAG